In the Mastacembelus armatus chromosome 2, fMasArm1.2, whole genome shotgun sequence genome, one interval contains:
- the tgds gene encoding dTDP-D-glucose 4,6-dehydratase isoform X2, with protein MTMDFNRTVLVTGGSGFIGSHLVCALVNKHPEWRIINLDNLDYCCSPRSLESIEDKANYTFIRGDVCNPRLLNHIFNTEHIDVIFHLAAKTHVESSFQSPSSFQLVNIDGTRVLLGAAHQARHQPQRFIYVSTDEVYGASLDKVFDENNSVRPNNPYSATKAAAEYLVRSYWDKYKFPIIITRSNNIYGPRQYTEKVIPRFLTLLQMNKKCAFLLLLEKGTVGEIYNVGTSCEIPIMQLARQLVKMVKNVPDSEVNNWLEFVPDRPRVDLRYPITCEKLQQLGWRAEVSWAEGIRQTVKWYQENPGFWSEAVEDQGQIRSKLEEVTKT; from the exons ATGACGATGGACTTTAACAGGACTGTTTTGGTGACTGGAGGCTCTGGATTCAT tGGCTCCCATCTAGTGTGTGCACTGGTCAACAAACACCCAGAATGGAGAATAATTAACCTGGATAAT CTGGATTACTGCTGTAGCCCGAGGAGTCTGGAGAGCATCGAAGACAAAGCAAACTACACATTTATCAGG GGAGATGTGTGTAATCCGCGGCTGCTAAACCACATTTTCAACACAGAACACATCGATGTGATCTTTCACCTGGCAGCCAAAACACACGTtg AATCATCATTTCAGTCTCCATCCAGTTTCCAGCTTGTTAACATTGATGGAACCAGAGTCTTACTGGGAGCTGCACATCAGGCCAGACACCAGCCACAACGCTTCATCTATGTCAGCACTGATGAAGTGTACGGAGCCAGTCTGGACAAG GTGTTTGATGAGAACAATTCTGTGAGACCCAACAACCCATATTCTGCCAcgaaagcagctgcagagtacCTGGTCAGATCCTACTGGGACAAATataag TTTCCCATCATCATTACCAGGAGCAACAACATCTATGGGCCAAGACAGTACACTGAGAAG GTCATTCCAAGGTTTCTCACTCTCCTGCAAATGAACAAGAAATG TGCTTTCCTGCTACTTCTGGAGAAAGGGACTGTGGGAGAAATTTACAATGTTGGGACAAGCTGTGAGATTCCCATCATGCAACTGGCCAGGCAGCTTGTTAAAATG GTGAAAAACGTGCCAGACTCTGAGGTAAACAACTGGCTTGAATTTGTGCCTGACAG GCCGCGGGTCGACCTGCGCTACCCCATCACAtgtgagaagctgcagcagctgggcTGGAGAGCTGAGGTGTCCTGGGCTGAAGGCATCAGACAGACTG TCAAATGGTACCAAGAGAACCCAGGCTTCTGGTCCGAAGCAGTTGAGGACCAAGGACAAATCAGAAGCAAGCTTGAAGAAGTTACTAAGACATAG
- the gpr180 gene encoding integral membrane protein GPR180 translates to MSYALATLVAAVLLGSEAFGKTVTGLFKSEAARQQIGQFVTKFMYQGDNGLLVCRLDNPALAVEKESRLLLYQDMDSDLDNLSCPDRLSRAQLTISLSREEHNQTIPRQSSPTAWQFLYADRYTCQESAVIPSHADLSFTVLLFNTDSAGNPLEHFSAEEAGLHSFYFLLLLAYFIASCIYIQPLYQALRKGGPMHTVLKVLTTALLLQVCSALCNYIHLARYSRDGVGIPLMGSLAEFWDMVSQVSMLYMLLSLCMGWTLSRGRKPQSRPLQWEQSPASTAVAVGGVITQGVLLLWEQYSESESEHHSYHAQQSLAGLLLMALRVGLALLLASVLYQIISTERSTLKRDFYLSFAKGCFLWFLCHPVLFLMSVIFNEHQREKVVTIGVILCQSISMVILYQLFLSRSLYWEVSSLSSVSLPLTMSRTNNRGRY, encoded by the exons ATGTCGTATGCATTAGCCACACTTGTAGCTGCTGTGCTACTCGGCTCGGAGGCGTTTGGCAAAACGGTAACGGGACTTTTTAAGAGCGAAGCTGCGAGACAGCAGATCGGCCAGTTCGTCACTAAATTCATGTACCAAG GAGATAACGGTCTGTTGGTCTGCCGGCTGGACAACCCTGCTCTGGCTGTGGAGAAGGAGTCCAGACTGCTGCTGTATCAGGATATGGACTCTGACCTGGACAACCTCAGCTGCCCTGACAGGCTCTCCAGAGCCCAGTTGACTA TTTCTCTCAGTCGAGAAGAACACAACCAGACGATCCCACGTCAGTCCTCACCCACAGCCTGGCAGTTCCTGTATGCTGACAGATACACATGTCAG GAAAGTGCAGTGATTCCGTCTCATGCTGAtctcagttttactgttttgctGTTCAACACTGACTCAGCTGGAAATCCTCTGGAGCACTTCAGTGCAGAGGAGGCAG GTCTCCACAGTTTTTACTTCCTCTTGCTGCTGGCCTACTTTATAGCATCCTGCATCTACATCCAGCCTCTGTACCAGGCTCTGAGGAAAGGAGGCCCCATGCACACTGTCCTTAAAGTACTGACCACAGCGCTGCTACTACAGgtctgctctgctctctgcaACTACATCCACTTAGCCAG GTATTCTCGAGATGGTGTTGGTATCCCTCTGATGGGCAGCCTGGCAGAGT TCTGGGATATGGTGTCCCAGGTGTCCATGCTGTACATGCTACTGAGTCTGTGTATGGGCTGGACTCTGAGTCGGGGCAGGAAGCCTCAGTCCAGACCACTGCAATGGGAACAGTCTCCGGCCTCCACGGCTGTTGCTGTTGGTGGAGTTATTACACAG ggagtgctgctgctgtgggagCAGTATTCAGAGTCTGAGAGTGAACATCACAGCTACCACGCGCAGCAGAGCCTGGCAGGTCTCCTCCTCATGGCTCTGAGAGTGGGCCTGGCCCTCCTGCTCGCTTCTGTCCTCTACCAGATCATCTCCACTGAGAGGAGCACCCTGAAGAGAGACTTCTACCTCAGCTTCGCCAAG GGATGCTTCCTGTGGTTCCTGTGTCACCCCGTCCTCTTCCTAATGTCTGTCATCTTCAACGAGCACCAGAGGGAGAAG GTGGTGACTATCGGTGTGATCCTCTGCCAGTCCATCTCCATGGTGATCCTCTACCAGCTCTTCCTGTCTCGCTCTCTCTACTGGGAGGTGTCTTCTCTCTCATCTGTGTCACTGCCACTCACCATGTCCAGGACAAACAACCGGGGGCGCTACTGA
- the tgds gene encoding dTDP-D-glucose 4,6-dehydratase isoform X1 has product MTMDFNRTVLVTGGSGFIGSHLVCALVNKHPEWRIINLDNLDYCCSPRSLESIEDKANYTFIRGDVCNPRLLNHIFNTEHIDVIFHLAAKTHVESSFQSPSSFQLVNIDGTRVLLGAAHQARHQPQRFIYVSTDEVYGASLDKVFDENNSVRPNNPYSATKAAAEYLVRSYWDKYKFPIIITRSNNIYGPRQYTEKVIPRFLTLLQMNKKCTIQGTLPKSRHFLFVDDAISAFLLLLEKGTVGEIYNVGTSCEIPIMQLARQLVKMVKNVPDSEVNNWLEFVPDRPRVDLRYPITCEKLQQLGWRAEVSWAEGIRQTVKWYQENPGFWSEAVEDQGQIRSKLEEVTKT; this is encoded by the exons ATGACGATGGACTTTAACAGGACTGTTTTGGTGACTGGAGGCTCTGGATTCAT tGGCTCCCATCTAGTGTGTGCACTGGTCAACAAACACCCAGAATGGAGAATAATTAACCTGGATAAT CTGGATTACTGCTGTAGCCCGAGGAGTCTGGAGAGCATCGAAGACAAAGCAAACTACACATTTATCAGG GGAGATGTGTGTAATCCGCGGCTGCTAAACCACATTTTCAACACAGAACACATCGATGTGATCTTTCACCTGGCAGCCAAAACACACGTtg AATCATCATTTCAGTCTCCATCCAGTTTCCAGCTTGTTAACATTGATGGAACCAGAGTCTTACTGGGAGCTGCACATCAGGCCAGACACCAGCCACAACGCTTCATCTATGTCAGCACTGATGAAGTGTACGGAGCCAGTCTGGACAAG GTGTTTGATGAGAACAATTCTGTGAGACCCAACAACCCATATTCTGCCAcgaaagcagctgcagagtacCTGGTCAGATCCTACTGGGACAAATataag TTTCCCATCATCATTACCAGGAGCAACAACATCTATGGGCCAAGACAGTACACTGAGAAG GTCATTCCAAGGTTTCTCACTCTCCTGCAAATGAACAAGAAATG caccATCCAGGGAACCCTCCCCAAATCCCGCCATTTCTTGTTTGTTGATGACGCCATCAGTGCTTTCCTGCTACTTCTGGAGAAAGGGACTGTGGGAGAAATTTACAATGTTGGGACAAGCTGTGAGATTCCCATCATGCAACTGGCCAGGCAGCTTGTTAAAATG GTGAAAAACGTGCCAGACTCTGAGGTAAACAACTGGCTTGAATTTGTGCCTGACAG GCCGCGGGTCGACCTGCGCTACCCCATCACAtgtgagaagctgcagcagctgggcTGGAGAGCTGAGGTGTCCTGGGCTGAAGGCATCAGACAGACTG TCAAATGGTACCAAGAGAACCCAGGCTTCTGGTCCGAAGCAGTTGAGGACCAAGGACAAATCAGAAGCAAGCTTGAAGAAGTTACTAAGACATAG